In one window of Clavelina lepadiformis chromosome 4, kaClaLepa1.1, whole genome shotgun sequence DNA:
- the LOC143452293 gene encoding proteasome subunit beta type-5-like: MALADVCKTDAPNGGYFLNFKTPHQSKQHELDECFDEDFTVPTAKEAKAYLSHLSDPKSDVHIKFHHGTTTLAFKFRHGVVVATDSRATAGDYIASQTVKKVIEINPYLLGTMAGGAADCSFWERVLAKHCRVYELRNKERISVAAASKLLANMVYGYKGMGLSMGTMICGWDKRGPGLYYVDSDGQRLDGNMFAVGSGATYAYGVLDAGYSYDLPIERALALGQQAIYHATHRDAYSGGNVNLYHMKETGWEHIGWTDVLKLHYQYKNEKK, translated from the exons atggcTCTTGCGGATGTATGTAAAACTGATGCGCCAAATGGTGGATACTTCCTTAATTTCAAGACTCCTCACCAGTCAAAACAACATGAGTTAGATGAATGCTTTGACGAGGACTTCACAGTTCCAACTGCAAAAGAG GCAAAAGCATACTTGTCTCATTTGAGTGATCCAAAATCAGACGTTcatataaaatttcatcatgGTACAACTACCCTCGCTTTCAAGTTCAGACATGGTGTTGTGGTCGCAACCGACTCCAGAGCAACCGCAGGAGATTACATTG CGTCACAGACTGTGAAGAAAGTGATTGAAATTAACCCTTATCTTCTTGGAACGATGGCCGGCGGTGCAGCTGATTGTTCATTTTGGGAGAGAGTCCTTGCAAAACACTGCCGCGTTTATGAATTACGTAACAAGGAAAGAATATCTGTGGCTGCTGCCTCAAAATTGCTTGCCAACATGGTGTACGGCTACAAAGGAATGGGTCTCTCTATG GGAACCATGATCTGTGGTTGGGACAAGCGGGGACCCGGGCTTTATTATGTGGACAGCGATGGACAAAGGCTAGACGGGAATATGTTTGCAGTGGGCTCGGGTGCCACTTACGCGTATGGCGTCTTGGATGCAGGTTATTCGTACGACTTGCCCATTGAGCGAGCCCTGGCATTGGGACAACAGGCAATATATCACGCAACACATCGGGATGCCTACAGCGGTGGAAACGTCAATT TGTACCACATGAAAGAAACAGGCTGGGAACATATAGGTTGGACTGATGTGCTAAAGCTCCATTACCAGTATAAAAATGAGaagaaatga
- the LOC143453473 gene encoding beta-1,3-galactosyltransferase brn-like, with the protein MKRKFVYFIFVIVSCAWIAFVIILYGQISIRKCFLEEKALQKISIANSRANSNRIKRPEPRLRNTHGIEFLLEPQIQFNGKHYATNDDTSCKDKESSWAMVTFVKSAAGNIDRRNLLRRTWASLGKIDRSNFYTVFIIGKPVDEQQDNIREEFLKYRDILQISNPDDYQNIGLKTLAGMKWASENLPFNYYYSTSDDDMWVDMLKVKELIDQYRMVAKEGNWLEFPIICTYKWWRGSVAPLRTPTDKNFIPRQQYRWPYWPTFCFGGMYTTSVSVIKQLWDLSTVTEPLYNADNVWITGLLRHKLEMPDEMVIRPEEHAAKHYRGFENEDGTVKYEIKFDEWDEALKKLQTRSLCRW; encoded by the exons ATGAaaagaaagtttgtttattttatttttgtaattgtctCTTGCGCTTGGATTGCATTTGTGATAATTTTATATGGACAGATATCGATCCGAAAATGTTTTCTTGAGGAGAAAGCCTT aCAGAAAATTTCAATTGCAAATTCCCGCGCAAATTCGAACCGAATAAAGAGGCCAGAACCCAGACTGCGAAACACACACGGCATCGAATTTCTTTTGGAGCCACAAATACAATTTAATGGCAAGCACTACGCAACCAACGATGATACATCGTGTAAAGATAAAG AGTCTTCTTGGGCGATGGTAACATTTGTTAAATCAGCTGCTGGCAACATAGATCGACGGAATTTACTCCGTCGCACGTGGGCGTCCCTGGGGAAGATTGACCGGAGCAACTTCTACACTGTCTTCATTATTGGAAAGCCAGTCGATGAACAACAGGACAATATCCGAGAGGAATTCCTAAAATACCGTGACATTCTTCAAATAAGCAATCCAGATGATTACCA AAATATCGGTTTAAAAACTCTGGCCGGAATGAAATGGGCTTCTGAAAATCTCCCCTTCAACTACTACTACTCCACATCTGATGACGACATGTGGGTTGATATGCTTAAAGTGAAAGAACTGATTGATCAATACAGGATGGTGGCTAAGGAAGGTAACTGGCTGGAATTCCCCATCATCTGCACTTATAAGTGGTGGAGAGGTTCGGTGGCGCCACTTCGCACGCCCACGGACAAGAACTTCATTCCCAGGCAACAATATCGTTGGCCTTATTGGCCGACATTTTGCTTTGGCGGCATGTACACTACCAGCGTCAGCGTCATCAAACAACTTTGGGATCTTTCCACCGTAACTGAGCCACTTTACAACGCTGATAACGTTTGGATTACAGGATTATTACGCCACAAACTAGAAATGCCCGACGAGATGGTGATTCGGCCAGAGGAGCATGCAGCAAAGCATTATCGTggctttgaaaatgaagacGGGACTGTCAAATATGAGATAAAATTTGACGAATGGGACGAAGCACTAAAGAAATTACAGACCAGAAGTTTATGTCGGTGGTAG
- the LOC143453198 gene encoding uncharacterized protein LOC143453198, with product MTTIPETLVFIKVQSELDSTINISILAVHKAELTRNNGDRKLPYSGIISFDPRATPREKRANKLNGLPRVVDKLMTQCKSQARMKSFAKLLEKFLRRQSGLTCVLHPKERLSELKVLQNELSRVEEPLEHMMDGNLMLCLVDWRLTSEYDPGYSSLHECSPETLTFSKIEIYEQYLNKPIPVEITAEEENVCFLGVTCEVILYNSFKLKLQPVSITNLTNDTFHSICFSGNYPASSLLSTQPSTSVSSGFPPSFQSSGFASSSSSFCSTSSFSTSEVSLPSSALHGKDDSFIFYHIETTNLKPCKITEICMIATNKDNLVTASQDGCEPTVQDSIVLIVDPEEEISSPAEIITQLTNSIIQQSCKPPFGADTLDILETFLQRQTGNICLVVHYAGFSVNILRTHICNVMEIPLGFQKLFVADTLRKLKQLGNGQLVKAYSNCFNEKLPCEDKMVSKFSSAPAFAAAILKLVCRVKCLLDHVLENQKKFVDFKLQQPKKRITQQECTDGLVQNTKRKRMQWTHELQNDLMKCYKKSNPSEKGYQKRLYALWLDMHPDNNVTQKTIINRVHKTVKRRLIYDNTPENESNVPHTHVQSELPQTSSLPSSLFDRSRTFKEVEITKVYQKKKFRSSKHH from the coding sequence ATGACTACAATACCTGAAACTTTGGTGTTCATCAAAGTTCAGTCTGAATTAGATTCCACGATCAATATCAGTATATTAGCTGTACATAAGGCAGAGCTGACCCGAAATAACGGCGACAGAAAACTCCCATACAGCGGAATAATAAGTTTTGATCCAAGAGCTACCCCGCGAGAGAAGAGAGCTAATAAGCTTAACGGCCTCCCTCGAGTGGTTGACAAGCTCATGACCCAATGCAAGTCACAGGCCAGAATGAAAAGCTTTGCTAAGCTTTTGGAGAAATTCCTCCGGCGACAAAGCGGTCTAACTTGCGTTTTACATCCGAAAGAAAGGCTCTCAGAACTCAAAGTTCTGCAGAATGAACTAAGCCGTGTCGAGGAACCTTTGGAACATATGATGGATGGAAACTTAATGCTTTGCTTAGTTGACTGGAGGTTGACTTCTGAATATGATCCGGGATATAGCAGCCTCCACGAATGCTCGCCAGAGACCTTGACCTTCAGTAAGATCGAAATATACGaacaatatttaaacaaaccGATACCTGTTGAAATAACTGCAGAAGAAGAGAATGTTTGCTTTCTTGGAGTTACGTGCGAAGTCATTTTGTACAACAGCTTCAAGTTGAAACTACAGCCAGTGAGCATCACTAATTTAACAAATGACACTTTTCACTCCATTTGTTTTTCTGGTAATTATCCGGCTTCTTCACTACTTTCAACTCAACCATCTACTTCGGTTTCTTCAGGCTTTCCTCCTTCTTTTCAGTCTTCAGGTTTtgcttcttcttcttcatcgTTTTGCAGTACTTCCTCTTTTTCCACGTCCGAGGTCAGTCTGCCTTCATCAGCATTACACGGTAAAGACGACTCCTTTATATTTTATCACATCGAAACCACGAATTTGAAACCTTGCAAAATAACTGAAATTTGTATGATTGCAACTAACAAAGACAATTTGGTCACAGCTAGCCAAGATGGTTGCGAACCCACTGTGCAGGACTCAATAGTTTTAATAGTTGACCCTGAGGAAGAAATTTCTTCGCCTGCCGAGATCATTACGCAGCTGACCAATTCTATAATCCAGCAGAGTTGCAAGCCACCTTTCGGAGCTGACACTCTGGATATCCTTGAAACCTTTTTACAAAGACAAACGGGAAATATTTGCCTTGTTGTACATTATGCaggtttttctgttaataTTCTTCGCACGCATATCTGTAACGTTATGGAGATACCATTGGgctttcaaaaacttttcgTTGCTGACACTTTGAGAAAACTAAAGCAACTTGGAAATGGTCAACTAGTGAAAGCGTATTCCAACTGCTTCAACGAAAAACTACCATGCGAAGACAAAATGGTTAGTAAATTTTCTAGTGCTCCAGCATTTGCTGCGGCCATCTTGAAGCTTGTATGCAGAGTGAAGTGTCTATTGGACCACGTATTAGAGAACCAAAAAAAATTCGTTGACTTCAAACTACAACAACCGAAGAAAAGAATTACCCAACAAGAATGTACAGATGGACTTGTTCAAAACACAAAACGAAAACGCATGCAATGGACACACGAGCTTCAGAATGACCTTATGAAGTGCTATAAGAAATCAAATCCATCAGAAAAAGGTTACCAGAAAAGACTCTACGCTCTTTGGCTAGATATGCACCCAGATAACAACGTGACACAAAAAACCATAATTAACCGCGTGCACAAAACCGTAAAGAGACGCTTGATTTATGATAATACACCAGAAAATGAATCTAATGTTCCTCACACCCACGTCCAGTCGGAATTGCCACAGACATCATCTTTACCGTCATCTCTGTTTGACAGGTCTCGTACTTTCAAGGAAGTTGAAATTACCaaagtttatcagaaaaagAAATTCAGGTCTTCAAAACATCACTGA
- the LOC143453472 gene encoding 4-galactosyl-N-acetylglucosaminide 3-alpha-L-fucosyltransferase 9-like produces the protein MKLFAKWGVFVIFILSAIVTTMYIYSTEVWIKTTALKFRSLLRISSSKMKLTNLIANTSRTYILFWDHPWSVPTEGISEGNLGGCMGTYDRSKFPDAGAVVFHYSNLDRESMPWKHYRDPEQIFVFSSHESPSYVIHGEHRHSMTKFDDHFINWTMTYRTDSDVFAPYEQSKVINKIIDEGGKWIDSKLAKKKKVALWVVSNCALLRGSKMRMKYTDALVEAGLSVDRFGGCFNNKDDFKELSADDMEAYKFYLAFENAQYCKDYMTEKFWRNSIGAGRVPVVWGPSKKDVEKLSPTGSFIHTDDFKTPADLAKYLLYLDSNDKAYREYFKWIEDPDEKTLKLAKTYKLAGPYRLCKMMLSNRVRQSHPSVSDFFYNEKENCISSQENVIK, from the exons aTGAAGCTGTTCGCAAAATGGGGTGTCTTCGTCATCTTCATTCTGTCTGCCATTGTCACTACAATGTATATCTACAGCACTGAAGTTTGGATAAAAACAACTGCATTAAAGTTTAG GTCCTTGCTAAGAATATCAAGCAGCAAAATGAAACTGACCAATCTCATTGCAAACACATCAAG AACCTACATACTGTTTTGGGACCATCCCTGGTCTGTGCCAACCGAAGGAATCTCAGAAGGTAACCTGGGAGGTTGCATGGGAACATACGATCGAAGCAAATTTCCCGATGCCGGGGCGGTTGTCTTCCACTACTCAAACCTGGATAGAGAATCCATGCCTTGGAAGCACTACAG AGATCCCGAACAAATATTTGTCTTCTCCTCTCATGAAAGTCCATCATACGTCATCCACGGGGAGCATCGACACTCAATGACTAAATTCGACGACCACTTCATCAACTGGACCATGACCTACCGGACAGATTCCGACGTGTTCGCTCCGTACGAGCAATCTAAAgtcataaacaaaataatagaTGAAGGAGGGAAATGGATAGATAGTAAACTggcaaagaaaaagaaagttgCG cTGTGGGTTGTAAGCAACTGCGCTTTACTGCGCGGCAGCAAAATGCGAATGAAATATACTGACGCCTTGGTTGAAGCTGGCCTGTCTGTGGATCGCTTTGGTGGATGCTTCAACAACAAAGACGATTTCAAGGAGCTCTCTGCTGATGACATGGAGGCCTACAAATTTTACCTGGCATTTGAAAACGCCCAATATTGCAAGGATTACATGACGGAGAAGTTTTGGCGCAACTCCATTGGTGCGGGAAGAGTTCCAGTGGTGTGGGGACCATCAAAGAaggatgttgaaaaactttcaccaACTGGTTCCTTCATACACACCGACGACTTCAAGACTCCAGCAGATCTTGCAAAGTATCTGCTCTATCTGGACTCGAACGACAAAGCGTACCGAGAGTATTTTAAGTGGATTGAAGATCCAGATGAAAAGACTTTGAAGCTTGCAAAAACTTACAAACTAGCTGGCCCATATCGCCTTTGCAAGATGATGCTTTCGAATCGCGTGAGGCAATCTCATCCGTCCGTGAGTGACTTTTTCTACAACGAAAAGGAGAACTGCATTTCCTCACAAGAGAATGTTATCAAGTAA
- the LOC143452978 gene encoding zinc finger BED domain-containing protein 5-like, with protein sequence MVPLSNNTIKWRTQELSEDVLQQTIASVKQSGKFSLQLDETTDIGNDAQLMVFVRYVEANYYEERFLLCRGLAKNTTGEQIFNKVNSFIKEHQLEWSVCVSVCANGAPSGAPGK encoded by the coding sequence ATGGTTCCTTTGTCAAACAACACCATTAAATGGCGTACCCAAGAACTCTCAGAAGATGTTCTGCAACAAACTATTGCTTCTGTAAAGCAGAGTGGAAAATTTAGTTTGCAATTGGATGAGACAACAGATATAGGGAATGATGCACAGCTCATGGTGTTTGTGCGATACGTTGAAGCAAATTACTATGAGGAGCGGTTTTTGTTATGCCGTGGACTTGCCAAAAATACCACTGGagagcaaatttttaataaagtgAATTCGTTCATTAAAGAACATCAGCTTGAGTGGTCTGTCTGTGTGTCTGTTTGCGCTAATGGCGCTCCGTCCGGCGCTCCGGGGAAGTAA
- the LOC143452742 gene encoding uncharacterized protein LOC143452742, with protein MDQPNSSIGLPSGSESVVFQNSSDDVGTNTKEQYGCPFKQCTFTTNWKSSLGMHMKTHTDERPFQCALCNKHFKLKHHLKHHILTHSQYKPFKCHLCDYRTSDSYCLQRHKVNKHRLQVKRPKRSSLPTMVSAFGQVPFQTDHENFVKSFTTADSTAQTVFPAKSPLSFGNSQAFFSSVSATPLIRRTSSLSSVGQVVTPSSDQATIHPKILQVHSAGDTSSLHSEVRRKSQNDDIIQIPDDLDKAADHRSISSPESIPVTVKEELSTDRESPEVSYVRGTNANRWLSTSVDNGHSPGSSKSKSVGRSQSELFQSASFPPSVVKNNAVKITKPESLELSSKENVTSCKSNLQSVHSDLISRRWRCVHCEIVFPDNIMYGLHMGCHAVGRPFQCNVCGNICKDKHDFMFHFTIGRHLT; from the exons ATGGACCAACCAAACAGTTCTATTGGCCTACCTAGTGGTTCTGAGTCGGTGGTGTTCCAAAATTCCTCTGACGATGTTggaacaaatacaaaagaacAATATGGTTGTCCATTTAAGCAATGCACGTTTACCACTAATTGGAAGAGCAGCCTTGGTATGCATATGAAAACACATACAG ATGAGCGTCCATTCCAATGTGCACTTTGCAATAAGCATTTCAAGTTGAAACATCATCTCAAACATCATATTCTCACCCATTCTCAGTATAAGCCTTTCAAATGTCACCTATGTGATTACAG AACAAGTGACAGTTACTGCCTGCAGCGTCACAAAGTGAATAAGCATCGACTTCAGGTCAAACGGCCAAAGCGCAGTTCTTTGCCCACTATGGTCAGTGCTTTTGGTCAGGTGCCGTTTCAGACTGATCatgaaaactttgtcaaaagctTCACCACAGCTGATTCCACTGCCCAAACAGTATTTCCTGCAAAAAGTCCTCTCTCATTTGGCAATTCTCAAGCGTTTTTTAGCTCTGTTTCAGCTACTCCTTTGATTCGAAGAACCAGCAGTTTATCATCTGTTGGCCAGGTCGTGACACCATCTAGTGATCAGGCTACCATACACCCTAAAATACTTCAAGTGCATAGCGCTGGCGACACTTCTTCTCTTCATTCTGAAGTAAGGCGTAAATCCCAAAATGATGACATCATTCAAATTCCTGACGATCTGGACAAAGCTGCTGATCATCGATCCATTTCCTCTCCCGAGAGCATTCCTGTCACAGTGAAGGAAGAATTGTCTACTGATAGAGAGAGTCCTGAAGTGTCTTACGTAAGAGGTACCAATGCCAATCGTTGGTTGTCTACGTCAGTAGACAACGGGCACAGTCCAGGTTCTTCCAAGAGTAAATCTGTTGGCCGTTCACAATCGGAATTATTTCAAAGTGCATCTTTCCCTCCATCTGTTGTTAAAAACAATGCtgttaaaattacaaaaccaGAATCTTTGGAGCTTTCTTCCAAAGAAAATGTGACTTCATGTAAATCTAATCTGCAGTCTGTTCACAGTGACCTTATCTCACGCAGATGGAGGTGTGTGCATTGTGAGATAGTTTTCCCCGATAACATTATGTATGGCTTGCACATGGGTTGTCATGCTGTTGGCAGGCCTTTTCAGTGCAATGTTTGTGGCAATATCTGCAAGGATAAACACGATTTTATGTTCCATTTCACTATTGGCCGACATTTGACGTAA
- the LOC143452294 gene encoding mediator of RNA polymerase II transcription subunit 19-like yields MMEFGANSYPFDPEPNMMDESEASFVAPPDPPPPSTSLMYLLKDLPPPAQMTGSTNLLAHFGLESTYNKFCGKKVKESLSSFLPDLPGVSNTPGREDGSSLRGVIEKPPIVGSKEIQPLSSGMLMAFRLHPGPIPEQYRPIQQQTGGRRRNKHHKKIRPDTSMHNPLAPEMEEFEIKKHKKRKHEDGEKKKRKKEKRKKKEREKERS; encoded by the coding sequence ATGATGGAATTTGGTGCCAACTCTTACCCATTTGATCCAGAACCCAACATGATGGATGAAAGTGAAGCAAGCTTTGTTGCTCCGCCAGATCCCCCTCCTCCATCAACATCATTGATGTACCTCCTTAAAGACCTACCTCCTCCTGCTCAAATGACAGGGAGCACTAACCTACTCGCCCATTTTGGGCTGGAATCAACGTACAATAAATTTTGCGGTAAGAAGGTCAAAGAATCGCTCAGTTCGTTTCTTCCGGACTTACCTGGAGTAAGCAATACCCCTGGCCGCGAAGATGGGAGTAGCCTTCGTGGCGTGATAGAAAAACCTCCAATCGTTGGCAGCAAGGAAATACAGCCACTGTCGTCAGGTATGTTAATGGCCTTCAGACTGCATCCAGGTCCAATACCTGAGCAGTACAGGCCTATACAACAACAAACCGGAGGGAGGAGACGAAACAAGCATCATAAGAAGATTCGTCCTGACACTTCGATGCATAATCCTCTTGCTCCTGAAATGGAAGAGTTTGAAAtcaaaaagcataaaaagcGTAAGCATGAAGATGGGGAAAagaaaaaacgcaaaaaagaaaaaaggaagaaaaaagaaagagAAAAGGAGAGATCCTGA